One Aphelocoma coerulescens isolate FSJ_1873_10779 chromosome 6, UR_Acoe_1.0, whole genome shotgun sequence DNA window includes the following coding sequences:
- the KAZALD1 gene encoding kazal-type serine protease inhibitor domain-containing protein 1, translating into MRMSQAKPLSISRLMFSLLSLHWALLQLGQAFPSTSDYLQRGWQRLLEEGEGCSECQPEECPMPRGCLAGTVRDACDCCWECANLEGQICDLDNTNHFYGKCGEHLECRLDAGDLRHGEVPEPQCACLSHLALCGSDGKTYAQICRFLEAAHAHPDANLTVAHEGPCESEPQITSPPYDTWNITGQDVIFGCEVFAYPMASIEWRKDGMEMLLPGDDPHISVQFRGGPQKYEVTGWLQIQGVRVTDEGTYRCFARNRVGEVVAVASLTVFTPDQLNLTDFSLPKPRVPPEDYGESEEDYY; encoded by the exons ATGAGGATGTCTCAAGCCAAGCCCCTCAGCATCTCTCGCCTCATGTTTTCCTTGCTCTCCTTGCACTGGGCTTTGCTCCAGCTGGGCCAGGCTTTTCCCAGCACCTCTGACTACCTCCAGCGGGGCTGGCAACGGCTgctggaggaaggggagggcTGCAGCGAGTGCCAGCCAGAGGAGTGCCCGATGCCACGCGGGTGCCTGGCTGGCACAGTGCGGGATGCCTGCGACTGCTGCTGGGAATGTGCCAACCTGGAGGGACAGATCTGCGACCTGGACAACACCAACCACTTCTATGGCAAGTGTGGGGAGCACCTGGAGTGCCGGTTGGATGCCGGGGACTTGCGTCATGGAGAGGTGCCCGAGCCCCAGTGCGCCTGCCTCTCCCACCTGGCCCTCTGCGGCTCCGATGGCAAAACCTATGCCCAGATCTGCAGGTTCCTGGAGGCTGCTCATGCCCACCCTGATGCCAACCTCACCGTGGCCCATGAGGGTCCCTGCGAGTCAG aGCCTCAGATCACCTCTCCTCCCTATGACACATGGAACATCACTGGGCAGGATGTCATCTTTGGCTGCGAGGTCTTTGCCTACCCCATGGCATCCATCGAGTGGAGGAAGGATGGCAtggagatgctgctgcctgGAGATGACCCCCACATCTCTGTCCAG TTCAGAGGCGGCCCCCAGAAGTATGAAGTGACAGGCTGGCTCCAGATCCAGGGTGTGCGGGTGACGGATGAGGGCACGTACCGCTGCTTCGCCAGGAACAGGGTCGGGGAGGTGGTGGCAGTGGCCAGCCTGACCGTCTTCACGCCGG ACCAACTCAACCTGACAGACTTCTCCCTGCCGAAGCCCCGCGTGCCACCTGAGGACTACGGGGAGAGTGAGGAGGACTACTACTAG